The window GCTGATTCTTCACACTGAGATCTTACTCACAAGTAACGAAGCGCTtgaaatgaaaaatttcattttgagctcatctcatctcatctcatctcgAACTTTAATATGAGCCAAAAACTGTGAAGAGCAGCCTAGAGGTCAGAAGTACAGTTCCATTATCACCATGTCATCGAGAGGATCATATGTTGTTTTTTCAGGCTCGCAAAACTTTAGATTAAGGCTTGTCTTGGCGACGTTGTCTGGTAAAGCTATAAAAATTGAGAAGATTCGTTCCAACGAGCTGAATCctggtttgaaagatcatgAAGTCTCTTTTTTGAGACTGTTGGAATCTGTAACAAATGGAAGTGCCATCGAGATATCGTATACTGGTACGACAGTAATATACAGACCAGGTATAATAGTGGGTGGATCGGTCACACACAACTGTCCGAATGGTAAACCAGTAGGGTATTTTGTGGAACCAATGCTATATCTGGCTCCTTTCTCgaaaaagaagttttcCATTATATTCAGAGGCTGTACGGCTTCCCACGATGATGCAGGACTAGAAGCAATCAAGTGGGGAATGATGCCAGTGATGGAAAAGTTTGGAGTTAGAGAGTGTGCTTTGCATACTTTAAAAAGAGGTTCCCCTCCACTTGGTGGTGGCGAAGTGCATTTGGTTGTGGATTCGTTGATCGCGCAACCATTAACCATGCATGAGCTCGAGAGGCCTACAATCTCTTCTATCAGAGGTGTTGCGTACTCGACTAGAGTGAGTCCGTCGATGGTGAATAGAATGATAGACGCAGCCAAGGTGGTTCTCAAAAAGGTAGGGTGTGAGGTAAACATAACCGCTGACGTATGGAGAGGGGAAAACTCAGGTAAGAGTCCCGGTTGGGGGATAACTTTGGTGGCAGAGACTAAGAAAGGTTGGTGCTATTTTGCTGAAAAGATCGGCGACGCTGGTGACGTTCCCGAAGATATTGGTAATGTTGTGGCTTATCAT of the Torulaspora delbrueckii CBS 1146 chromosome 7, complete genome genome contains:
- the RCL1 gene encoding rRNA-processing endoribonuclease (similar to Saccharomyces cerevisiae RCL1 (YOL010W); ancestral locus Anc_6.39) produces the protein MSSRGSYVVFSGSQNFRLRLVLATLSGKAIKIEKIRSNELNPGLKDHEVSFLRLLESVTNGSAIEISYTGTTVIYRPGIIVGGSVTHNCPNGKPVGYFVEPMLYLAPFSKKKFSIIFRGCTASHDDAGLEAIKWGMMPVMEKFGVRECALHTLKRGSPPLGGGEVHLVVDSLIAQPLTMHELERPTISSIRGVAYSTRVSPSMVNRMIDAAKVVLKKVGCEVNITADVWRGENSGKSPGWGITLVAETKKGWCYFAEKIGDAGDVPEDIGNVVAYHLLEEISKSAAVSRDQLPLALVYMVIGKEDIGRLRITSNQIDEKLINLLRDIKSIFGTEVFLKPVDYDNTDDFIATIKGVGFTNTSKKIA